In a single window of the Pseudomonas entomophila genome:
- a CDS encoding DNA-3-methyladenine glycosylase family protein, whose translation MILADLSPQAFDAATKYLAGQDPDWARHIAVTGPCLHQATPGREPYETLVRAIAYQQLHARAAEAILGRLLALFPETAFPTPEQLLAVSPERMRACGFSASKTATLHGIAQAHLAGVIPSRAEALLLSDDGLIERLVSLRGVGRWTVEMLLIYSLERSDILPVDDFGVREGYRRMKGLEKAPTPARMRALGQAWSPYRTVAAWYLWRA comes from the coding sequence ATGATCCTTGCCGACCTTTCGCCCCAGGCCTTTGACGCGGCCACCAAGTACCTGGCTGGCCAGGACCCGGACTGGGCGCGCCATATCGCCGTCACCGGCCCTTGTCTGCACCAGGCCACGCCCGGTCGCGAGCCCTACGAGACGCTGGTCAGGGCGATCGCCTACCAGCAATTGCATGCACGGGCGGCGGAGGCGATCCTCGGGCGATTGCTGGCGCTGTTTCCCGAAACAGCATTCCCTACGCCGGAACAGTTGCTGGCGGTCAGCCCCGAGAGGATGCGGGCCTGCGGGTTTTCCGCGAGCAAGACCGCGACGCTCCATGGCATCGCCCAGGCGCATCTGGCGGGTGTCATACCCAGTCGGGCAGAGGCCTTGCTGCTGTCGGATGACGGGTTGATCGAACGTCTGGTGAGTTTGCGCGGGGTCGGGCGTTGGACGGTGGAGATGCTGCTGATCTACAGCCTGGAGCGTTCGGACATTCTGCCGGTGGATGACTTTGGCGTGCGTGAGGGCTATCGCCGGATGAAAGGGCTGGAAAAGGCACCGACACCAGCGCGGATGCGCGCGCTGGGGCAAGCCTGGAGCCCTTATCGTACGGTAGCGGCCTGGTACCTGTGGCGGGCCTGA